In the genome of Catalinimonas alkaloidigena, the window TAGCTCACCTTGGTTTCGCCTGCCTGTCCACGCTTGGTGGTGATCAGCACAACCCCGTTCGTGCCGCGCGATCCATAGATGGCCGTCGCCGAAGGCCCTTGCAGAATTTCCATCGAAGCAATGTCGGCAGGGTTCAGACCGGCCAGCGGGTTGACCGAGCTGGTCGAACCGTATGAAACCGTACCCGGCTGCACCTGCACACCGTCAATCACATAGAGCGGCTCGTTCGAACCCGTCAGCGAGTTGACGCCCCGGATGTTCACCGACACGCCCCCCCCGGGCTGGCCTGTGTTCTGCGTCACATAGACCCCGGCGGCCCGGCCCTGAATGGCCTGGTCGATGGTCGTGTTCACCGTCTTCTGGATGGACTTCGAGTCAATCGTGGTTTGTGCACTCGAAATGTCGCTACGCTTCATCTCGCCGTACCCCACCACCACGACGTCTTGCAGCATGGCTACGTCTTCGGCCAACTGGATGTTGAGTTCACTCTGGCCGTTGGGATTGACTTCCTGGTTGACGTACCCGATGGACGAGAAGACCAGCACATCGCCTTCTTTCAACTGAATAGAGTACGTACCGTCGAAACTGGTTGTGGTTCCGGTGGTGGTACCCTTGATGATGATGTTGACGCCCGGAATACCTTCGCTATCGGTCTGTGAGGTCACTTTACCGTTGACGCGGTAGGTAGTGGTCTGAGCAATGGTCGCGCCCAATGGCAGCAGAAGCGCCAGCAGGCAGAAGGCCACCATCGCCCAGGGGCTTGCCGATGAATTTCTCCGAGAGAAATCCCTGGCTCGGTAACTGTTTTGCATACTCATGTAGATGTTTTGGATAGGATTGGTAATAGTTTGAAAAAAGTATAGGTAAGCTCTTGAATTCATGGTCGTTTGAGGGTTTGCGTGGTGCCCCGGTACGTAAGGGTGTGATCTACTGCCGGATTATCTTCCCAGCCTTTGGGGCGGTTGGGCGTTACCCACACCACCCGGAACGTACGCTCCCGAAGCATGCCCGGAAACTCGCCCTGGCGTGAGCCGATGGTCAGGGTGCCGGTCGACTCCTTGTACTCAAGCGGGATGGTCGCATACGCGCCTTGTTCGTAGGCGTAGGTAGTATCCTCGTCTTCATACAACGTAAAGGCGGCATCTTGCCCCGTGTAGACGTAGAGTGTGATGGGGTCGGCCGGCTTTTCGCTAGTGTACTGCAAATCGGGACCGAACGGCACAATGGAGCCTTCCTTCACGAAAAGGGGCATGCGTTCCAGCGGTGCTTCGGCCGTAATGGACTGCCCGCCGCGTTGGTGCTTGCCCGTATAGGCATCGTACCAGCCGGTGGCGGCAGGGAGGTAAAGTGTGCGTTCGCGGGCTTTGTAAGTGGTGACTGGACTAACCAGCAGACTGGGTCCGAACATGAACTGGTCGCCGATGTTATAGACGTTCGGATCGGCGGTGAAGTCCATGACCAGCGCCCGCATCAACGTATAATCCTGGTGGTAGACCTGGCCCGTCAGCGAATAGAGGTAGGGCATCAGCCGGTATCGCAACCGGTTGTAGTAGAGCATGCTCTGGTAGGCGGGGTGGCTTTCGGGCGCGATGTTGTAAATCTCACGGTATGGAAACTGCCCGTGGACACGAAACAGCGGGCAAAACGCTCCGAACTGGTACCAGCGGGTATTTAGCTCGCGCCATTCTTCCAGCGCTTCGCCCTGCGGGGCGGGGCGATCGTACTTGTTTTCCACAAAGAAGCCGCCGATGTCGGTCGTCCAGTAGGGAAGGCCCGAAAGCGCGAAATTCAACCCGCCGGGAATTTGCCGTGCCATTTCGTCGAAGCGGGACGCGATGTCGCCACTCCATGTAGCGGCGCCGTAGCGCTGAATGCCCGCGTAGGCCGAGCGTGTCAGGGTAAATACCCGTTGGTTGGGGCGTTCGGCCCGCTGGCCTTCGTAAATGCCCTGTGCATTCACCAGCGGATAGGCGTTGAAGTATTGCGTGGCCGAACCCAGGGCCGTGGGGTTCATCAGCGATTTGCGGTGCTCGATCGACGCGTTGGATAAAATGTCGGGTTCAGACGCGTCCATCCACCAGGCGTCTACGCCTTTGCTGAACAGTTTCTCGCTCAGCAGCTCCCAGAACAACTGGCGAGCCTCCGGATTGAAAGCGTCGTAGAACGTGGAGACATAGCCTTGCCCGATCCAGTCACGCTGCCGGTTTTTGATGTTTTGGGTATAGAGCCAGCCCTTCTCGTCAAACTTCCGGTAATTCTCGATGCCTTCGTAAAACTTGGGCCATACCGAAATCATAAAATGCGTGTGGTACTGGCCGTGGAGCTGAGCGATCATACCCTTCGGGTCGGGGAAGCGCGTAGCATCGAACTCCTGACTGCCCCATTGGTCTTCTTTCCAGTAAGACCAGTCTTGGACGATGTTGTCGAGCGGAATGCGGCGCTTGCGGAACTCCTGCACGGTGCTCAGCACTTCTTCCTGGGTTTTGTAGCGTTCGCGGCTTTGCCAGAAGCCCATCGCCCAGCGGGGCATAATTTGCGCCTTGCCCGTCAGGTGACGGTACCCGCTGATCACCTCGTCCAAATTGTCGCCTGCCACGAAGTAATAGTCGAGTTGCTCGCCCGCTTCGGAAACGAGCGAGAATTGATGTTGGGCAGAGGCGGGTCGCGGGGGGAGCCATTTCATCGAAAGAAACGACTGCCCCCCATCCGGATCCCAGGTAATTCTGAGGGGGTACTTTTTGCCCTGTTCCATTGCGAATGCAAACAGTTCAGGGCCTGGGTTCCAGGCTTCCCGCCACCTATCCACCAATTCTTCGTTATTGATCCAGACCTTGACGTAACCCGCCACGGTCATCAGAAACAGATGTTCGCCGGTTGTGTTCGCGGCAATTTCCCCCTCCCAGGTGACCAGGCCCTCCTGCATGGGAAACTCCTTCGGCAAGCGGTCCAGACAGTCCAGAAATTCGTAGTCGATTTCTTGTTCTGTACGCTGAGTATATACCTTATCAGGTTGATCTTTTGAGGCATACGTGGCGGTAAGGCCACCGGCTTTGCCGTTTTTGTCGTACAGCCGCAGATCCGACAGCGGCCGGTAAGGGCGCGGGTCGCCAAACCGGGTAATGGAATAATTGTCCCACAACAAACCGTACTTCTTGCTGGACACCAGGAATGGTACCGCCACCTGCGAGTTGGTTTGCACCAGGTCCACGGTCTTGCCCTGGTAGTTCATCAGGTTGGTTTGCGGCTGTCCCAGTCCATAAAAGGCTTCGTCCGGGGTAGTGCGAAAGTCCTGACGAAGTTGGTAGAGCGTATTTCCTTCCAGTGTAACGGGACGAAACTGCCGGCCTTCGCCACCTTCCTGCAACAGCACCTTTCCCTGCGCGTCGCGAAACGTAACCTCACCGGTCGCTTTGTTGACGGAGGCTTGCAGGGCTGCGGTGCGCAATACCACTTGTTGGCGTTGTTCGTCGAGGGTCCAGTCGGGGGTAGCTTGTGTTTGCGCCACCACCATCAAGCTGGCCGGATCGGGTAGCGTCGCGGCCGGGCTGGCCGTCACGCGGACAATGCGGTCGGTAATCCATTGCAAACGGAGCGTTCGGGCCGAGTTCCCTTTGGAAGAAGGAAGCCGCAGGAGAATGCCGTCTGATTGTTTTTCGACTTGAGCGTAAGAACTGAACGGGAACAGCAACAGAAGGAGGCTCAGCGTCCACGTGGCGCGGAGCAGAGAGGGGTACAACAAAAACGCGGCGGCAGTAGGTCGACGGCGTAATTTCCCGATCATGGTGGTGGTGGAGGAAAATAGGTTTTGTATAGACGAGTGAAAGTACCGGGAATCATGATGTACGAGGGGATGCGAATGTTTCCGATTGGGGGTCGAAATGTTAACTAGCTTACTTTTTTCGTCCGTAAGCCCCGATTTTAAGCGTGGTTGCGGCTAAGGATACCCTTCAGGGCCTCACCGGAACCACCATGCGAAGTGTAAGTGATGTAGTGTCGGTATCGCGGAATAGTGCAAGCAAAATGCTGTCCCTGGCCAGGTGATGCCAACGCCAAAGTTCATGCTATGACCCCAATAAACGCAGCCGAACACTTGGCCGAAAAAGCAGGGAAACTCCGGTGTCAGGAATCGGCGGTTTGGGTAGCGTATTGTGAGGGCAATACGCCGAACTCTTGTTTGAAGTACCGGGAAAAATTTTTGGGATTGTTGAAGCCCACCCGATAGGCCACCTCGGCCACGGTCAGTTGGCTGTCGCGGAGCAGTTGCTGCGCACGCCGGAGCCGCACGGTGCGGATAAATTCCAGCGGTGTCTGGTTGGTGAGGGACGTGATTTTCTTGTAAAAGTGAACGCGGCTCATGCCCAATTCCTGGCTGAGTTGCTCGACCGTAAAGTCCGGGTCGGCCAGGTGTTGTTCAACTAGGCTCAGGGCCTTTTGCACCAGCCGTTCGTCGAGCGAGAGTACCTCCACCTCGCTGGGCTGCACGGCAATCCGTTTGCTGAAGGCTTCCCGCTGGGCGCGCTGTTGCCCCAGCAGATTTCGAATGCGCGACAGCAGGATCTCGAAGTTGAACGGTTTGGTGATGTAGTCGTTGGCTCCGACTTCGTAGCCTTCTAGCCGCTGCGCATCGGTGGCGCGGGCGGTGAGCAGAATGACCGGAATGTGCGCCGTTTGAGGCGTATGTTTCAGCTTCTTGCACAGCTCGATTCCATCCAGCTCCGGCATCATAACATCCGACACCACCAGATCGGGCGTGGTTTCCTGAAGCATCTCCCAGCCTTTTCGGCCGTTGCTGGCCTCCAAAATGTGGAAGTGTGCCTTCAGGTTGTCTTTCAGGTAAAAACGGAAATCTTCGTGGTCTTCAATCAGGAGGACCGTAGGCTTGCGCGTTCCGTTAGCGGGTTTTGCACCGGCGTGGGGCAGTGTGTCGGCCGAAGGGGACAGCAGTTGCACCGGCTGAGGAGACGTATGGCGCACCAGCGCATCGGCCTCCTGCGTGCGGATGGGCAGCGAAACGGTAAAGCAACTGCCTTTTTCCGGCTCGCTCTGGACGGCAATGTGCCCGTGGTGCAACCTGACAAACTCCTGGGTAATGGCCAGCCCAATGCCGCTTCCCTGGTTGGAAAGGTGGGGTGGCAGTTCCTGCTGGAAGAACCGCTCGAAGATTTTTTCCTGCTTTTCGGGCGGAATGCCGATGCCCGAATCACTGATGTGGATGTCGAGCCACGCGGCGTCGGCGACCTTCCGTGTCGCTACGCTGACTTCCACTTTGCCGTAGGCGGGCGTAAACTTAAAGGCGTTGGACAACAGATTGAACAGGATTTTCTCCAGCTTCTCCCCGTCGAACAGCATGTCGAGCTTTTCCACTGCGGACGAAAACGAGAAACCGATGTGTTTCTGATCGGACAGGTCGGCGAAGTTTTCCGTAACGTCTTCCAAAAAGGCGATGATGTCGGCCTGATTAGCATGCAGCGCCACTTCCTGTTCTTCCAGTTTCCGGAAATCCAGGAGCTGGTTCACCATCGTGAGCAGGCGGCGGGCGTTGCGCTGCACCAGTTGCAGGTGCCGCTGCTGGTCGGGATCACGCGCCTCGCGCGTCATCTTCTCGATGGGGGTGAGGATGAGCGAAAGCGGAGTGCGGAATTCGTGACTTACGTTCGTAAAGAACCGGATTTTCATCAGGTCCATCTCGTGCTGGCGACGCGCTTCCCGGCGTTCGTGTTCCAGGCTGACGCGGAAGCGTTCCCGTTTCAGGGTCATGTACCGGGCCAATACCAGAACGGCCGCCAGCAGGATAAAGTAAATGACATACGCCGCTTTGGTTTTCCAGAACGGCGGAAGAATGGTGAGGGCCAACCGTACGCCGTCTTCGTTCCAGGTGCCGTCGCCGTTGGCGGCCTTCACGCGGAAGGTGTATTCACCGGGGTCCAGGTTGGTGTAGGTGGCGCGTCGGGTTTTGCCGTCGGTCAGCAGCCAGTCGTCGTTGAATCCCTCCAGCTTGTAAGCGTAGCGGTTCCGTTCTGGATGGTAGTAACTCAGTGCGGCAAATTCGAACGAAAAGACGTTGTCGCGGTGCGTAAGCGTCAGTTTCTTGGTTTCGGTGATGGAGCGGGAAAGGACCGGCCGATCGTGCGGTGCTTCGCCAATGCCAACTTCCCGGTTGAAGATCGAAAAGTGCGTCAGCACGACCGGCGGTTGTTCGGCCGGCGGGGCCAGCACCGGCGGCTGAATGATGTTAAACCCATCGGCCCCACCAAACAAGAGCTCGCCGCGGCTGGTGGTAAATCCTGCATTTTCGTTGAAAGCGCGCCCCTGCAACCCGTCCGACTCGTCGAAGTTGGTGATCTGCGCAATCAGGCTGTCCTGCCCAAGTTGCAAGTGCGAGATACCGTTGGGCGTGCTGACCCATAGGTCGTGCAACGTGTCCTCCTGAATGGAAAGGATGGCGTTATCGACCAGCCCGTCTTCCTTGCGGAACGTACGCAACAGGTGCAATTCGTCGTCGAATACGTTGAGCCCCTCGCGGCTACCGACCCACATGCGCCCCCGGTGATCGCGGAGAATGGATACGTTGTTGTTGCTGCTCGGCGAATTGTTGGGGTGGTAATACTTCTGAAACTCCACCGACGACTCCGACACGCCGGCCTCGTGAATGGCGGGCGGGCGCTTTTCCCGGATTGCGTGCGGCAACACACTGACGCCGAATGCTGTGCTGAGCCAGAGGTCGCCCTGTTGGTCTTCGGCAATGGCCGAAATGTAGTCCGAACTGATGCCGTTCGGCTGGTGATTCCGGTGGTGTATAAACCGAGCCGTTTGCGGGTCGAACCGATCCAGCCCACCGCCCAGCGTGCCTACCCAGAGTTGGTGGTCGCGGTCTTCGTAAATCTCCCAGACGCGGTCGTCGGCCAGGCTATAGGGGTCGCTGGCGTCGTGCTGGTAGCGGATGAACCGTTTGCCGTCGAAGCAGTTCAGGCCGCCGAAGTAGGTGCCGATCCAGAGCCGCTCCCGATGGTCGATCATCAGGCTGACGATGATGTTGCTGCTCAGGCTGTAGGGATCGTTCGGATCGTGTTGAAACTGCGTAAATCGTTCGCGTTTTCGGTCGTAGTAAATCAAGCCGCCGCCGTTGGTGCCGATCCAGAGGTTGCCCTGTGCGTCTTCCGCAAAGTGGTTGATGTCGTCGTAGGGAAGGCTGGCGGGGTTGCCCACCTGGTGCGTGATGAGCTGAAACTTGCCGAGGCGCTGGTGGTAATAACTCACCCCTTTTTTAAACGTGCCTACCCAGATGATGCCCGAGTGGTCTTTGTAAAACGTGTTGATGCTGTTCTGAGCCAGGCTTTTGGGGTCACCTTCGGTATTCCAGAGGTACTGAATCGAAAAATCGCTTTTGTCGATCAGGTTAATGCCGCCGTGATCGGTCCCGATCCAGATCACCCCTTCGTCGTCCTGGGTAATGACCCGCACCACATTGGTGCTGAGGGGCGTCGCCGGCGTGTTTTCGTGCAGGGGACGGATCGTCTGGTCAGTGGTGTTAAAATACAGCACGCCCCGGGGGGTATAGGTCGGCAAAATCCACAGGTCGTTGTCCGTATCGGCGTAGAGGGTGTAGGTCAGCAATTCGCCGCCAAAGTAGCGGCACAGTTGCGTATTGCGTTGAATGACCGACAGCGTTTGCCCGTCGATCTTTTCTAATAGGCCATCCGCATGGATCACCCAGAGGTTCCCTTCCTGGTCTTCGGCCAGGTGTTGCAGCGTTTGCGACGGCGCCTCGGGCGAGGTGGCGATCACGTGGCGGGTCTGCTGCCGCGCCGGATCGTAGCGGAACAGGCCCTGTTGGGCATGAACGAACCAGAAACGGCCGTGGCGATCTTTGTGGATTTCGTTGATGGAACCGTTCGGAATGCCCAGCGACGCCAGAAAGCGTTCGGGGTGGCGGTCGAAGCGTTCGGTAAGGGGGTCGTAGAGGTTTACGCCACCGGTGGTACCGATCCAGATTTTGTTGTGGGGCGCTTCCAGAATCTGCTGTACGTAATTGTCGCTCAGCGAGGTAGTATCGTTCAGGTCGTGCTGAAACAGTTTGAAACCGTAGCCGTCGTACCGGTTCAGCCCCGCCATCGTGCCGAACCAGATGAACCCCCGGTCGTCCTGAAAAATGGCGTTGACCTGGTTGTGCGAAAGCCCCTGGCTGGTGTTGACCTGGTTGAACAAGTGTCGCTTTGGTTGCGCACAGACCGTCGTGGCCATGCCCATCAGCCAGCATACGATCCAAAAACATGCCCTCACGGGCTTCATGCCTATTTTTGCGCTCATGAGCGACGTCTGATTCAAAAAATACCGGTGGCGAGTTTGCATCCCGTCATCAAAAACGGATAGCACTTTCCACCTCTAAAACGTTCCTGCACTTCGATAAATGTAAGCGAATCCCTATGAATTCGAAACACCGCGTGTATATCGTTGTTTTGCGTTTGTAGGCTTTTCTCACCTTTTTAACGGAATCGGGTGCCGTACCACCGCTGGTGTGGGGCTGATCCGCACCCGAACCCAACGAAAACGCCGCAGTTACGTTCAACCGTACGGTAACCCATTACAAGTGCCTTTCATCTTAACCATATAACTTATTTTTCTTATGAGATCTCCTATATCGGCCTCTTTCCTCGGTGGAATGGCCGGCGCCGTAGCGCTTACCGCGGTCCACGAATCCATACGCCAGGTGGTGCCTCAGGCGCCGCGGATCGATTTGGTAGGCATTCGTGCGATCAACAGCATCATCCGTGGAACGGATTTTAAGCAACCCGATGCGGAAACAAAACGGGGCATGGCGCTGAGCGGTGACCTGATGGCCAACGCGACGTTTTACAGCCTGGCGGGGACCAGTTGGGCCAAAGGGGTGTTGCTGGGATTGGGTGCCGGTCTCGGGGGCCTCATTCTCCCCGGAAAACTGGGACTGGGCGACGCACCGACCAACCGGACGACCGAAACCCAGGTCATGACCGTAGGCTATTACGTATTAGGAGGGATTGCGGCTGTGGCGGCCACGCGTGCCCTGAAGAAATACCTGAAGTAAATCAGAACGTTACGACGACCCAAGCCGATTCCTGACCGGGATCGGCTTTTTTTGTGCTAACAATGTTGCAGGTCGCAGGTTTCGCTTTCCTTTTCCACTTCCACCGTCACGTGCTGAAGGTCCGCGTCTTTCAGCAATTGCTTGACCCGATTGCGGATCTGTACTGACTCTTCGAACGTCGTGGCGTCGTTTACTTTCAGGTGAACGGTCAGGATGTTGTAAGCGCCGTCGAGGCTCCAGGCATGGATGTCGTGGACTTCCTGCACCGACTCCACGTTCTGGATCTGCTCCCGGAGCGCATCAATGTCAACGTTCGTTGGCGTGGCCTGCAAAAAGATGCGGAAGCTGTCGCGGAGGTTGCGGTATACGTTGAACAGGATGAACAGCGCGATGCCGACCGAGAGCAACGGATCGAGAATTGGCAGGTCAAAAAAATACATGAGGATGCTACCGGCCAGCACGGCCAGCCAGCCAAGCACGTCTTCGAGCAAATGCAGCTTTACGGCCCGCTCGTTCAGCGATTCGCCTTTGCTCAGTCGAAAAACGGCGGCTCCGTTAACCAGCACTCCGACAATGGCCAGCACGATCATCCCCCCGGCTTTGGGCGGTTCCGGATTCAAAAGCCGCGGAATGGCTTCGAACAGAATGATGACCGAGCCGACGACAAGTACCAGCGAGATGATGACGGCGCCCAACAGCGAAAAACGACGGTATCCGTACGAGAACGTGGCGTCGCGCCCGCGTTTCGAGACGCGCTGCAAATACCACGACAGGCCGAGCGACACGCAATCGCCGAGGTCGTGCAGCGCGTCGGACAGAATGGCCACGCTGTTGGTATAAAGGCCGCCGACCAGCTCGAACAACGTGAAGCCCAGGTTCAGGAAAAAGGCCAGCCGCAAGTTCGACTCCGATTGCTCGTGGGGGCCGTGCTGATGTCCGTGACCGTGGTGATGATGACCGTGGGCGTGCGAATGACTCATGTAAACCGAAACGTTTGGGTACTCTCTAGGTACGGGAAAGTACACAAAGAGGGTTATTGGTTCCAAACGCACCGGTTTGCGCCCGTCCTAGTATAAAAAAGGCGCTTCTGAAAAGCGCCTTTTTTAGGAGACAGGTTGATTACTGGATACGACCCGGGAACGTCACCTGGAGGTCGCTTTCGCCGGGAGTGCAGGAGCCGTCTTTCACGCCGGGCTGGTGCCGCAGTTGAATCTGGATGCTGCCTTCGCTGGCGGTGGTGGTAGTCCATTCGGACGTGATGCCCACTTCGTAAGTGCCGTCGCTGTCCGTACGTTCCACCACAAGGTTGAGGTTGGCGGGCTCGAAGCAGAACAAGTGCTCGTCGCTTTCTTGTTGTACCTCCGCCGTAATGTCGGC includes:
- a CDS encoding TIM-barrel domain-containing protein is translated as MIGKLRRRPTAAAFLLYPSLLRATWTLSLLLLLFPFSSYAQVEKQSDGILLRLPSSKGNSARTLRLQWITDRIVRVTASPAATLPDPASLMVVAQTQATPDWTLDEQRQQVVLRTAALQASVNKATGEVTFRDAQGKVLLQEGGEGRQFRPVTLEGNTLYQLRQDFRTTPDEAFYGLGQPQTNLMNYQGKTVDLVQTNSQVAVPFLVSSKKYGLLWDNYSITRFGDPRPYRPLSDLRLYDKNGKAGGLTATYASKDQPDKVYTQRTEQEIDYEFLDCLDRLPKEFPMQEGLVTWEGEIAANTTGEHLFLMTVAGYVKVWINNEELVDRWREAWNPGPELFAFAMEQGKKYPLRITWDPDGGQSFLSMKWLPPRPASAQHQFSLVSEAGEQLDYYFVAGDNLDEVISGYRHLTGKAQIMPRWAMGFWQSRERYKTQEEVLSTVQEFRKRRIPLDNIVQDWSYWKEDQWGSQEFDATRFPDPKGMIAQLHGQYHTHFMISVWPKFYEGIENYRKFDEKGWLYTQNIKNRQRDWIGQGYVSTFYDAFNPEARQLFWELLSEKLFSKGVDAWWMDASEPDILSNASIEHRKSLMNPTALGSATQYFNAYPLVNAQGIYEGQRAERPNQRVFTLTRSAYAGIQRYGAATWSGDIASRFDEMARQIPGGLNFALSGLPYWTTDIGGFFVENKYDRPAPQGEALEEWRELNTRWYQFGAFCPLFRVHGQFPYREIYNIAPESHPAYQSMLYYNRLRYRLMPYLYSLTGQVYHQDYTLMRALVMDFTADPNVYNIGDQFMFGPSLLVSPVTTYKARERTLYLPAATGWYDAYTGKHQRGGQSITAEAPLERMPLFVKEGSIVPFGPDLQYTSEKPADPITLYVYTGQDAAFTLYEDEDTTYAYEQGAYATIPLEYKESTGTLTIGSRQGEFPGMLRERTFRVVWVTPNRPKGWEDNPAVDHTLTYRGTTQTLKRP
- a CDS encoding hybrid sensor histidine kinase/response regulator transcription factor: MRACFWIVCWLMGMATTVCAQPKRHLFNQVNTSQGLSHNQVNAIFQDDRGFIWFGTMAGLNRYDGYGFKLFQHDLNDTTSLSDNYVQQILEAPHNKIWIGTTGGVNLYDPLTERFDRHPERFLASLGIPNGSINEIHKDRHGRFWFVHAQQGLFRYDPARQQTRHVIATSPEAPSQTLQHLAEDQEGNLWVIHADGLLEKIDGQTLSVIQRNTQLCRYFGGELLTYTLYADTDNDLWILPTYTPRGVLYFNTTDQTIRPLHENTPATPLSTNVVRVITQDDEGVIWIGTDHGGINLIDKSDFSIQYLWNTEGDPKSLAQNSINTFYKDHSGIIWVGTFKKGVSYYHQRLGKFQLITHQVGNPASLPYDDINHFAEDAQGNLWIGTNGGGLIYYDRKRERFTQFQHDPNDPYSLSSNIIVSLMIDHRERLWIGTYFGGLNCFDGKRFIRYQHDASDPYSLADDRVWEIYEDRDHQLWVGTLGGGLDRFDPQTARFIHHRNHQPNGISSDYISAIAEDQQGDLWLSTAFGVSVLPHAIREKRPPAIHEAGVSESSVEFQKYYHPNNSPSSNNNVSILRDHRGRMWVGSREGLNVFDDELHLLRTFRKEDGLVDNAILSIQEDTLHDLWVSTPNGISHLQLGQDSLIAQITNFDESDGLQGRAFNENAGFTTSRGELLFGGADGFNIIQPPVLAPPAEQPPVVLTHFSIFNREVGIGEAPHDRPVLSRSITETKKLTLTHRDNVFSFEFAALSYYHPERNRYAYKLEGFNDDWLLTDGKTRRATYTNLDPGEYTFRVKAANGDGTWNEDGVRLALTILPPFWKTKAAYVIYFILLAAVLVLARYMTLKRERFRVSLEHERREARRQHEMDLMKIRFFTNVSHEFRTPLSLILTPIEKMTREARDPDQQRHLQLVQRNARRLLTMVNQLLDFRKLEEQEVALHANQADIIAFLEDVTENFADLSDQKHIGFSFSSAVEKLDMLFDGEKLEKILFNLLSNAFKFTPAYGKVEVSVATRKVADAAWLDIHISDSGIGIPPEKQEKIFERFFQQELPPHLSNQGSGIGLAITQEFVRLHHGHIAVQSEPEKGSCFTVSLPIRTQEADALVRHTSPQPVQLLSPSADTLPHAGAKPANGTRKPTVLLIEDHEDFRFYLKDNLKAHFHILEASNGRKGWEMLQETTPDLVVSDVMMPELDGIELCKKLKHTPQTAHIPVILLTARATDAQRLEGYEVGANDYITKPFNFEILLSRIRNLLGQQRAQREAFSKRIAVQPSEVEVLSLDERLVQKALSLVEQHLADPDFTVEQLSQELGMSRVHFYKKITSLTNQTPLEFIRTVRLRRAQQLLRDSQLTVAEVAYRVGFNNPKNFSRYFKQEFGVLPSQYATQTADS
- a CDS encoding cation diffusion facilitator family transporter; this translates as MSHSHAHGHHHHGHGHQHGPHEQSESNLRLAFFLNLGFTLFELVGGLYTNSVAILSDALHDLGDCVSLGLSWYLQRVSKRGRDATFSYGYRRFSLLGAVIISLVLVVGSVIILFEAIPRLLNPEPPKAGGMIVLAIVGVLVNGAAVFRLSKGESLNERAVKLHLLEDVLGWLAVLAGSILMYFFDLPILDPLLSVGIALFILFNVYRNLRDSFRIFLQATPTNVDIDALREQIQNVESVQEVHDIHAWSLDGAYNILTVHLKVNDATTFEESVQIRNRVKQLLKDADLQHVTVEVEKESETCDLQHC